A region of Phalacrocorax carbo chromosome 7, bPhaCar2.1, whole genome shotgun sequence DNA encodes the following proteins:
- the FBXO45 gene encoding F-box/SPRY domain-containing protein 1, whose protein sequence is MAAGPGGSSGSGGVAAAAAAGGPGWRLPGRVLELVFSYLELRELKSCALVCKLWHRVLHGDENSEVWRSLAARCLAEEALRTDILCNVPTYKGKVRAFHHAFSTNDCSRNVYIKKNGFTLHRNPIAQSTDGARTKIGFSEGRHAWEVWWEGPLGTVAVIGIATKRAAMQCQGYVALLGSDDQSWGWNLVDNNLLHNGEVNGSFPQCNNAPKYQIGERIRVILDMEDKTLAFERGYEFLGVAFRGLPKVCLYPAVSAVYGNTEVTLVYLGKPLDG, encoded by the exons ATGGCGGCGGGCCCCGGAggcagcagcggcagcggcggggtggcggcggcggcggcggcgggagggccgGGCTGGCGGTTGCCGGGGCGGGTGCTGGAGCTGGTCTTCTCCTACCTGGAGCTGCGGGAGCTGAAGAGTTGCGCCTTGGTCTGTAAGCTGTGGCACCGCGTCCTGCACGGTGATGAGAACAGCGAGGTGTGGCGCAGCTTGGCGGCCCGCTGCCTGGCGGAGGAGGCCCTGCGCACCGACATCCTCTGCAACGTGCCCACATACAAGGGCAAG GTCCGTGCCTTCCACCATGCCTTCAGCACCAACGACTGCTCACGGAACGTCTACATCAAGAAGAACGGCTTCACGCTGCACCGTAACCCCATTGCCCAGAGCACAGACGGGGCACGGACCAAGATCGGTTTCAGCGAGGGCCGCCACGCCTGGGAGGTGTGGTGGGAGGGCCCGCTGGGCACCGTGGCCGTCATCGGCATTGCCACAAAGCGGGCAGCCATGCAGTGTCAGGGTTACGTGGCCCTGCTGGGGAGCGATGACCAGAGTTGGGGCTGGAACCTGGTGGACAATAACTTACTGCATAACGGGGAGGTGAATGGCAGTTTCCCACAGTGCAATAATGCGCCCAAATACCAG ATAGGTGAAAGGATTCGCGTTATCCTGGACATGGAAGACAAAACATTAGCGTTTGAGAGGGGCTATGAGTTCTTGGGAGTTGCCTTCAGAGGACTGCCAAAAGTTTGCCTGTATCCAGCAGTGTCTGCTGTGTATGGTAACACAGAAGTGACTTTGGTCTACCTGGGAAAACCACTGGATGGATGA
- the WDR53 gene encoding WD repeat-containing protein 53 isoform X2 — MLWNLQKARPLWTTNLQECETEKDSPQSAGQFFNPPLAHSLSVASCGNIFSCGAQDGKVRIFRVSGVKFERELEFQGHSLGVSQVLFMPEAYWLLTGGNDGKVLLWDVSSDVGKQQKSPAKSLQKRKASTRRDGKLNKEASNEHAGVSPKLTIEHGEKVNWISCAEIKGSKRVLVADQSNSVSVYLLPDP; from the coding sequence ATGCTGTGGAACCTGCAGAAAGCTCGACCCCTGTGGACCACAAACTTGCAGGAGTGTGAAACAGAGAAAGACAGTCCACAGTCAGCTGGCCAGTTCTTTAACCCGCCACTTGCACATTCCCTGTCTGTTGCATCATGCGGCAACATCTTCAGCTGTGGAGCTCAAGACGGTAAAGTCAGAATATTCAGAGTCAGTGGTGTCAAGTTTGAGCGTGAGCTGGAGTTTCAAGGCCACAGTCTGGGAGTATCACAGGTCCTCTTCATGCCAGAAGCATACTGGTTGTTGACTGGAGGAAATGATGGGAAAGTCTTGCTCTGGGATGTCAGCAGCGATgttggaaagcagcagaaaagtcCGGCAAAATCTCTCCAGAAAAGGAAGGCTTCCACCAGAAGAGATGGAAAGCTCAACAAAGAGGCTTCAAATGAACATGCTGGAGTTTCACCAAAGCTAACCATTGAGCACGGAGAGAAGGTGAACTGGATCTCGTGTGCAGAGATCAAAGGCTCCAAGAGAGTATTGGTTGCTGATCAGAGTAATTCTGTGTCTGTATATCTATTGCCAGACCCTTAG
- the WDR53 gene encoding WD repeat-containing protein 53 isoform X1, giving the protein MAVKWTGGHLSSILCLNVNSEGLVASGAERGELTLWDGGGAPAGQLQLPKADDVTSVVFSPCHPSRLYTSHGETISVLDVRSLKEPVECFHVNEEEINCLSVNETDSFLAAADDSGAIKVIDLENKKISRSLRHSNICSSVAFRPQRPQSLVSCGLDMQVMLWNLQKARPLWTTNLQECETEKDSPQSAGQFFNPPLAHSLSVASCGNIFSCGAQDGKVRIFRVSGVKFERELEFQGHSLGVSQVLFMPEAYWLLTGGNDGKVLLWDVSSDVGKQQKSPAKSLQKRKASTRRDGKLNKEASNEHAGVSPKLTIEHGEKVNWISCAEIKGSKRVLVADQSNSVSVYLLPDP; this is encoded by the exons ATGGCAGTCAAATGGACTGGTGGACATTTGTCCTCTATATTGTGCTTGAATGTAAACTCGGAAGGGCTGGTGGCTTCAGGTGCGGAGAGAGGGGAGCTCACactctgggatgggggaggtgctccagcaggACAGCTCCAGCTCCCAAAGGCAGACGACGTGACCTCCGTGGTGTTCTCTCCCTGCCATCCCAGCAGGCTGTACACCTCCCATGGAGAAACTATCAGTGTGCTGGATGTTCGATCCCTCAAGGAGCCTGTTGAATGCTTCCACGTGAACGAGGAGGAGATCAACTGCCTCTCGGTGAACGAGACTGACAGTTTCTTGGCTGCGGCAGATGACTCGGGGGCAATAAAGGTTATAGacctggaaaacaagaaaatcagcCGGTCCTTGAGACACTCAAACATCTGCTCCTCTGTTGCCTTTCGACCTCAGAGGCCTCAAAGCCTTGTTTCCTGTGGACTGGACATGCAG gtTATGCTGTGGAACCTGCAGAAAGCTCGACCCCTGTGGACCACAAACTTGCAGGAGTGTGAAACAGAGAAAGACAGTCCACAGTCAGCTGGCCAGTTCTTTAACCCGCCACTTGCACATTCCCTGTCTGTTGCATCATGCGGCAACATCTTCAGCTGTGGAGCTCAAGACGGTAAAGTCAGAATATTCAGAGTCAGTGGTGTCAAGTTTGAGCGTGAGCTGGAGTTTCAAGGCCACAGTCTGGGAGTATCACAGGTCCTCTTCATGCCAGAAGCATACTGGTTGTTGACTGGAGGAAATGATGGGAAAGTCTTGCTCTGGGATGTCAGCAGCGATgttggaaagcagcagaaaagtcCGGCAAAATCTCTCCAGAAAAGGAAGGCTTCCACCAGAAGAGATGGAAAGCTCAACAAAGAGGCTTCAAATGAACATGCTGGAGTTTCACCAAAGCTAACCATTGAGCACGGAGAGAAGGTGAACTGGATCTCGTGTGCAGAGATCAAAGGCTCCAAGAGAGTATTGGTTGCTGATCAGAGTAATTCTGTGTCTGTATATCTATTGCCAGACCCTTAG